GGTCAATAGCCATGGCGCATGGATTTCCATATATGCTGTTGTCGGCACAGTATTGCTGCTGTCCTGCTACCGGCATCTGCTCTTCATGTTCAAGTTTTTCCGGCGGGAAGCGGCCATAATTATGTCCGGCTTCGGTATCATGTGCCTGGGTGCGGTCGGATTGGAAATCATAAGCTACGCATTTCTGCGCAATGGTGCCACTCCGCTGTTGTATGCACTTGAAGTTGCGCTGGAAGAGTTCTTTGAAATGGCAGGTGCAAGCGTCATTCTCTACGGTGTAACCCGTTTTGCCATAAACCGGCTTCAGGTTCCAACCATGGACGCCATCCCGCCGGCTGCTACTTTTTCGGTGCCTACTAGTGCGGTTGCAGACTGCTCTTCCACGGCGATGGGACAAGCGGCGCATTCCGTGGATGCAACTCGTTGAAAGGAATTCTCTCAGAAAATCAGGCCGAGCAGATAGTTGACCAGCACCAGCACCAGGCTGAAGAGTAGCGCCTGCCAGAAACCGCTCACGGAAAAGCCGGGAACAATAGCGCTGGTCAGCATGATGAGCACGGCATTGATGACCAGGGTGAACAATCCGAGAGTGAGGATGTTGATGGGGAGAGTAAGGAGAAATAAGAGCGGCTTGATGACCGCATTGATGAGACCCAGAACCCCGGCGGTGATGAAGGCTGCCGGAAATCCTGAAAGCTTTACTCCGGGCAGCAGGTAAGCGGTTATGGCAATAGCCAGGGCGGAAACCAGCCACGTAACTAGAAATCCCATGCTTCCTCCAATACATCTGGTGAGTTTTCAGACGAAAATCATAAAACAATTGTAGCGTGAGTAGTACGACCCGCCAAGAAAAAGCTGGAAATTTTCTTGTTTTCTGCGTATTTATATGGGCTGTGCAACGGGCATTGCCAAGGGTGCCGGTTCGAAACCTGATGCAGGGAACGGAAAGAATTGCAAGCTATAATCCCTCCATTCTGGCTGATAATTGCGGCCGTCATCACCATCTCCTTCCCGTCGGAAGTCCTGGCCGGCAGCCTGGGCTGGCCTGTCGCCTGTATTCCCGGCGAAAACTGCAAGGGGAGCACGTTTTATATAGGCTATCCGGATATCGACCGCAGCGGCAAGGCCTTTGATTGCGGTAACCCAGGCTACACCGGCCATACCGGGACCGATATAACCGTTTCGTCGGTGAAGGACGGAATTCCGGTCCGGGCTGCTGCCGATGGCGAAGTGTTGCTGGTCTCCGGGGGGAAGGTGGATCATTGCTCGGGTGACGGCGGAACTGCGGGTGGCTGCCTGCAGGATATTGCTGCCACGGAAGACCCCGGCACCATTTGCCTCGGTGCGGATGGTTGCTTCTCATGGGGCTTCGACGCCGGCAATTTCATACTCATTCGCCACGGCGAGCTTCCCCAGGCTCTCTTTACCCTTTATGCCCACCTGCGTCGCGGTTCCATAGCCGTTACCAACGGCAACTTGGTGAAAAAGGGGGAGAAGATCGCCGAGGTGGGGAACTCCGGTGCTTCCCTGACCCCACACCTCCATTTTGGGGTCTTTGCCAGGCGTCTTTTCGGTAATGAGCTTGTCGACCCGTGGCAGGGGAGTTGCAGCCCCGATCATCACCAGACGCTTTGGCAATACGACCCGCCGTACCGTGCCGATGTCTTTGTCATCAAGGCTGGTACCGGTGAAGGCATTATTACCTGTGATAGCGGCGGAATCTCCTGCCCCACATCCTCCCCGGCCAGTTTCATCCCCGGTACATTCGTAACATTCAAGGCTGTTCCCTATTACGGCTCGCAATTTATCGGCTGGCAGGAGGGCTGTTCCGGCAATGCCAAAAGTTGCACAATTACGGTTGAAGGCTCTATAGCTGTAAAAGCCCTTTTTGCGAGGGGGGAGCGGCGCCCATGATGGCTGCCGGTTGTAGTGAAGCTCTTGCTGCCTCATTTTGTGTTGACAAATGACCCCGCCGGACAGAAAATCTGCATTTTCTGCCCGGCGGGGCATAAGATGGAGGGATTTTTGAGTAATGATAATCGCAGATTGATGCAGGGCAATGAAGCGATTGCCCGTGCTCTTGTTGAGAACGGATGTGCCATGGCCACGTCCTATCCGGGAACGCCCGCATCGGAAATTCTCTCCGGGGTGATGGCATGGCAGAAGGCCGAAGGCTTGGCCATGCATGTGGAATGGGCGATCAATGAAAAGGTGGCCCTGGAAATAGCCTATGCCGGCAGCCAGTCCGGCCTGAGAACAGCCGTTGCCATGAAGCAGGTGGGGCTTAACGTTGCCTCCGATCCCTTCATGAGCGCCGCCTACCT
This region of Geotalea daltonii FRC-32 genomic DNA includes:
- a CDS encoding phage holin family protein, with product MGFLVTWLVSALAIAITAYLLPGVKLSGFPAAFITAGVLGLINAVIKPLLFLLTLPINILTLGLFTLVINAVLIMLTSAIVPGFSVSGFWQALLFSLVLVLVNYLLGLIF
- a CDS encoding M23 family metallopeptidase gives rise to the protein MQAIIPPFWLIIAAVITISFPSEVLAGSLGWPVACIPGENCKGSTFYIGYPDIDRSGKAFDCGNPGYTGHTGTDITVSSVKDGIPVRAAADGEVLLVSGGKVDHCSGDGGTAGGCLQDIAATEDPGTICLGADGCFSWGFDAGNFILIRHGELPQALFTLYAHLRRGSIAVTNGNLVKKGEKIAEVGNSGASLTPHLHFGVFARRLFGNELVDPWQGSCSPDHHQTLWQYDPPYRADVFVIKAGTGEGIITCDSGGISCPTSSPASFIPGTFVTFKAVPYYGSQFIGWQEGCSGNAKSCTITVEGSIAVKALFARGERRP